One window of the Canis aureus isolate CA01 chromosome 1, VMU_Caureus_v.1.0, whole genome shotgun sequence genome contains the following:
- the LOC144284535 gene encoding LOW QUALITY PROTEIN: uncharacterized protein LOC144284535 (The sequence of the model RefSeq protein was modified relative to this genomic sequence to represent the inferred CDS: deleted 2 bases in 1 codon) → MSMFKEAVTFNDVAVAFTEEELGLLDSAQRKLYQDVMLENFRNLVSVGHQPFKRDKWQIEREEKLWLMKTTTQIERNVGGNNQDELRNFQDKGPHEELSCWQIWQHIANDLTRCQNSMINSSEFHKQGDSPCQLGAELSIQISEEENCGLNCKVDGPNRTENSDFAILRVQDSWRKTLTESQSYRNRYQQISMKNKLCRCKQNIDVVSWISHHLDHGIHRSDKSYSHDDCQKGSMKVSALDQESMIHMRQKPYQCNECEKTFSDLSTFDLHQQLHSKAKSHMCSECGKGFRYSSVLRIHQRVHMGEKGHKCGECGEEFSQSSLLQTHQKVHTVEKPFKCEECGKGFVRRSALTVHCKVHTGEKPYNCEECGRAFSQASHLQDHQRVHTGEKPFRCDACGKSFSRNSHLQSHQRVHTGEKPYKCEECGKGFICSSNLYIHQRVHTGEKPYKCEECGKGFSRPSSLQAHQGVHTGEKSYICNVCGKGFTLSSNLQAHQRVHTGEKPYKCDECGKSFRRNSHYQVHLVVHTGEKPYKCEVCGKGFSQSSYLQIHLKAHSIEKPYKCEECGQGFNQSSRLQIHQLIHTGEKPYKCEECGKGFSRRADLKIHCRIHTGEKPYNCEECGKVFRQASNLLAHQRVHSGEKPFKCEECGKSFGRSSHLQAHQKVHTGEKPYKCEECGKGFKWSLNLDMHQRVHTGEKPYKCGECGKHFSQASSLQLHQSVHTGEKPYKCDVWEGLQSLFTATISSESSHRRETLQV, encoded by the exons GAGGCGGTGACATTCAACGATGTGGCTGTGGCCTTCACAGAGGAGGAGCTGGGACTGCTGGACTCTGCACAGAGAAAGCTGTACCAGGATGTCATGTTAGAAAACTTCAGGAACCTAGTCTCTGTGG GACATCAACCCTTTAAACGAGATAAATGGCaaatagaaagagaagagaagcttTGGCTGATGAAGACAACAACCCAGATAGAGAGAAATGTGG GAGGAAACAATCAGGATGAGCTGAGGAATTTTCAAGACAAAGGACCACATGAAGAGCTGTCCTGCTGGCAAATCTGGCAACACATTGCAAATGACCTAACCAGATGTCAAAACTCCATGATAAATAGTTCTGAGTTTCACAAACAAGGTGATTCCCCCTGCCAGCTTGGGGCAGAACTCTCTATTCAGATTTCTGAGGAGGAGAACTGTGGGCTAAATTGTAAAGTGGATGGTCCTAATCGTACTGAAAACTCAGACTTTGCAATTTTGAGAGTCCAGGACTCATGGAGGAAAACTTTGACTGAATCACAGAGTTACCGGAATAGATATCAGCAGATTTCCATGAAAAATAAGCTGTGTCGGTGTAAACAGAATATTGATGTTGTCAGTTGGATTTCACATCACCTTGATCATGGGATACACAGAAGTGACAAATCTTACAGCCATGATGATTGTCAGAAAGGCAGCATGAAGGTTTCAGCATTAGACCAGGAGAGTATGATCCACATGAGACAAAAACCTTACCAGTGTAATGAATGTGAAAAAACCTTCAGTGATCTCTCCACCTTTGATCTTCATCAGCAGTTACACTCAAAAGCAAAGTCCCATATGTGTAGTGAGTGTGGAAAAGGCTTCCGTTATAGCTCAGTTCTTCGTATTCATCAGAGAGTTCACATGGGAGAGAAAGGCCATAAGTGTGGTGAGTGTGGTGAGGAATTCAGTCAGAGCTCACTTCTACAAACCCATCAGAAAGTCCACACTGTAGAGAAGCCTTTCAAATGTGAGGAGTGTGGGAAAGGCTTTGTTCGTAGATCAGCACTTACTGTTCATTGCAAAgtccacacaggagagaaaccttatAATTGTGAGGAATGTGGGAGGGCCTTCAGTCAAGCCTCTCATCTTCAGGACCATCAGAGGGTCCACACTGGGGAGAAACCATTCAGATGTGATGCATGTGGTAAAAGCTTCAGTCGGAATTCACATCTTCAGTCCCACCAGAGAGTccatacaggagagaaaccatatAAATGTGAAGAATGTGGGAAGGGCTTCATTTGTAGCTCAAATCTATACATTCACCAGAGGGTACACACAGGAGAAAAACCGTACAAATGTGAGGAGTGTGGTAAAGGCTTTAGTCGACCTTCAAGTCTTCAGGCCCATCAGGGtgttcatactggagagaaatcCTACATATGTAATGTGTGTGGTAAAGGCTTTACTCTGAGTTCAAATCTTCAGGCACATCAGAGAgtccacacaggagagaaaccataCAAATGCGATGAGTGTGGGAAGAGCTTCAGGAGGAACTCCCATTATCAAGTTCATCTAGTAGTCCACACAGGGgagaaaccctataaatgtgAGGTATGTGGGAAGGGCTTCAGTCAGAGTTCATATCTTCAAATCCATCTGAAGGCGCACAGCATAGAGAAACCTTACAAGTGTGAGGAGTGTGGGCAGGGCTTCAATCAGAGTTCCCGACTTCAGATTCACCAGCTGATCCACACTGGTGAGAAGCCATACAAATGTGAAGAGTGTGGAAAGGGATTCAGTCGTCGAGCAGATCTCAAAATTCATTGCAGAatccacacaggagagaaaccatataattgtgagGAGTGTGGGAAAGTATTCAGGCAGGCCTCAAATCTTCTGGCCCATCAGAGAGTCCACAGTGGAGAGAAACCATTCAAATGTGAAGAGTGTGGGAAGAGCTTTGGTCGCAGTTCACACCTTCAAGCCCATCAAAAAGTCCACACAGGAGAAAAGCCGTACAAATGTGAGGAGTGCGGGAAGGGCTTCAAGTGGAGCTTGAATCTTGACATGCATCAGAGGgtccacacaggagagaaaccctacAAGTGTGGGGAGTGTGGTAAGCACTTCAGTCAGGCCTCGAGTCTTCAGCTTCATCAGAGTgtccacactggagagaaaccatacAAGTGTGAC GTGTGGGAAGGTCTTCAGTCGCTCTTCACAGCTACAATCTCATCAGAGagttcacacaggagagaaaccttacaagTGTGA